One part of the Aneurinibacillus sp. REN35 genome encodes these proteins:
- a CDS encoding ferredoxin family protein translates to MEGDEIMSLVPKTNTIEEKQYLVRFRADTQSHLHVLNHDVCATSCPDKLCTVFCPAEVYKWEGMRMAVGYEGCHECGSCRIGCPYQNIKWEYPKGGHGIVFRLA, encoded by the coding sequence ATGGAAGGTGATGAAATAATGAGTCTCGTACCAAAAACAAACACGATTGAAGAGAAGCAGTATTTGGTGAGATTTCGAGCGGATACCCAGTCGCATCTGCATGTGCTTAATCATGATGTGTGTGCGACAAGCTGCCCCGATAAGCTGTGCACGGTGTTCTGTCCGGCGGAAGTGTATAAGTGGGAAGGCATGCGGATGGCGGTCGGCTACGAGGGCTGTCATGAATGCGGCAGCTGCCGCATTGGCTGTCCGTACCAGAACATCAAGTGGGAGTATCCGAAAGGCGGACACGGGATTGTGTTCAGACTGGCGTAG
- a CDS encoding immunity protein Imm33 domain-containing protein, whose amino-acid sequence MSWYLDNVYDLNKESPYTFYIPSSEVLDKLKVGDLVKLIFVTEEAEDDGFRGERMWVQITHIKEKKFIGKLDNVPHRLPLKIGDEISFGIENICDTEYEDPNSTEWDFYFDTLVTVSEDVLEKREFNFMIKDYPNGEGDSGWSILSGYEDENFQIVSVGVILNIDDSILEFIQEPPLCAYERNDEGEFYKIDDYDWESYVNG is encoded by the coding sequence ATGTCCTGGTATTTAGATAATGTTTACGACCTAAACAAAGAATCGCCGTATACGTTTTATATTCCAAGTTCAGAGGTGTTGGACAAATTAAAAGTTGGTGATTTGGTAAAGTTAATCTTCGTAACTGAGGAAGCTGAAGATGATGGGTTTAGAGGAGAGAGAATGTGGGTTCAAATCACCCACATAAAAGAAAAGAAATTTATAGGGAAACTGGACAATGTGCCTCACCGTTTACCTTTAAAAATAGGTGATGAGATTTCATTCGGAATTGAAAACATATGTGATACTGAATATGAAGATCCAAATTCAACTGAATGGGATTTTTATTTTGACACTTTAGTAACGGTTAGCGAAGACGTACTTGAAAAAAGAGAATTCAACTTTATGATAAAAGATTATCCAAATGGTGAAGGTGATTCTGGTTGGTCAATATTAAGCGGCTATGAGGATGAAAACTTTCAGATTGTCTCTGTTGGAGTAATCTTAAATATCGATGATTCCATTTTAGAATTTATCCAAGAACCGCCTTTATGTGCGTATGAAAGAAATGATGAAGGCGAATTTTATAAGATTGATGATTACGATTGGGAAAGTTATGTAAACGGTTAA